In the Microcoleus sp. AS-A8 genome, CATTTTAATCTTTTCCGGTTGGTAATACAGTTCCAAAATTGCTGCCGCTAGGGCATCCGGGTCTTCGGGAGGGACAACCAGACCACCGCCACTTTGTTCAATGGCTTTGGCGGCTGTGCCATTTGCCGGAACAGACGCCACCACAGCGCAACCACTCGCCAGCAGCACTTGAATTTTTGACGGCATATTGAAGGAAATCACGTTATGCTTTTGCACCACTAATCCCACATCGGCAGCGGCTAGCATTTCAGGTAGTTTTTCGCGCGGTTGAAGCGGTAGTAAAGTCACATTGTCAGCACCGCACCCATCGCAAAATTGCTGCAATCGCTGCAAGGCTTGTTCTTCCCCCACAATCACAATAGCTAAGCTGGGAATATGATGCAGGCGAATGGCGGCCTCAATCACCGTTTCTAATCCTTGTGTGAGAGCGATGTTGCCGGAGTAGAGGGCGACAAATTTATCAGTGAGTTGATGTTCAGCGCGGAAGGCGTTTTTTTCTTTGGGTAAAGGATGGATAAAATTAACATCTACCCAATTGGGTATTTGTACAAGTTTACGGGTAGGAACGCCTTTACTTATTAAGTGTTCGACAAAGTCCTCCGCAATCACACTGATCTTTGTGGCGGTGCGGTAAGCAAACTGTTCTAAAAGTTCAAAAATGCGGATTAGCTTGGGATTCTTGAGCAATCCGACATTAATCGCAGCCTCTGGCAAAATATCCTGAAGATTCAACACGATCGGTGCACGATGTATCCATCCTAAAAGTGCCGATGGAACGGACACGGGCAGGGGAGGCGCGGTGATAAAAATCACATCCGGACGCTTGCCTCTCAGAGCATGGATGAAGCTGGTAACAACGAAACTAGCTTCGAGTAACAATCGATCCAGTAAACTCGGTTTCGGACGAACCCAGACGTAACTGCGTTGAACCGCAACACCATTGGTCAGTTCGGTGAGGTAAAGTTTACCTCGGTATTCTTCATAAATCCGGCGTTGAGGATAGTTGGGCATTCCAGTCACTACACGAACTTCGTGCCCTCGCTTGACTAAACCTTCTGCTAACTCTGTGACTAGGGGGGCAATCCCAATTGGCTCTGGAAAATAATTATAGGTATAAATCAGAATGCGCATGGCTTGAGGTTGCAATCTGGGTAGATACTTGCCGAGTTATCGGGATTGTCCCTCCAGGCTATCCTTAGCTTCACTAAAGATGTTTAAAGATTCCTTGCCAAATCAAGAAGGCGTGGTGAACTTATGGAACTCCTGGAATCTTTGATATTTGGGGTTATACGGTAATACGTTGCTGCCTTGAGGCGTGTGTTGTAAAAATTAACCACTTGCTGGAGGCTCCCCGTGATTTGAAGCTAGAAACGCCGAGAGGGGATGAGCCACTGTGTGAATCTTTCGCAAGCTCTTCTGTTCAGAATTCCTCGTTTTTGACTCAAATGGCCTATCGTGATGCACTCTTGCGACGCTGAGCAAAGGCTCTCAATGCGATCGCCTACTGTTAATTCTCTGGTCAAGTTGGTGATTGTAGTGATAATAGACTTTATTGTCAACCGTTGGAGGGAGAATCATCGGTTGTGCTATTCGGCACCAGTATAGTTGCTCTCTAGGAAAACCGCCCTCTAGGGGAAGATACCTAAAAAACTACGAAGGATTTAGGGGGATGCGGCAGTCAGTGATGTGACTGCGGAGTGATCCAGATTGACAATGTGTGAGCCAAAATTGGAACGAGAACTCTAATTATTAAGGAGAAGACGATGATTGTGTCACGTCTGCATAAAATTCTGGCTCCCTTACTGCTGAGCCTGTTACTCCTAGTAACCTCCTGTGCCAGCAAGCCGCCTTCTCGTTTTGACCAAGCTCAACAGACAAGCAGCCAGCAGAAGAGTGGTCAGGCTGTAGTCAAAGATGCTACACAAGGAGCCAATTTCAATAAATTCTTCCCTAAAGCGGATAGCGGCTACCAGCGTGTTTATACTCAGGAGAAAAAAGGTTTTGCCCAAGCCAAGTTGACAAAAGACGGTAAAGATATTGCCACACTTTCTATCTCTGATATCAAAAGCACCCCCACTACGGCAAATAAATACCAACAAAGCACTAAAACCATTGCCGGTTATCCAGCGGCAACTGTTGGCAATAGTCAAACCAGTGTACTCGTCAATAATCGCTACCAGGTTACAGTCAGATCCACTGACCCCTCTTTTAATCGCGAAACTTGGTTGCAAAAATTTGACCTGGCGGGTCTTGCTCGACTCAATAAATAACAGGTGTGACAATCGAAACTGAAGTACAGTTTCAGCCCCTAAAGACGATAACTCGGGTAATTTTTTACTGCCTGCCACAACGGAAAGTGACGTGAGCCTCAAAACTCAAGGCGTGAGCGTTCAACCTAATAGAATGCTGACATTCGTGGTTGGGCGCGTTAGAGTAGCGGGGCGTAGTCCGGCGTGACGCTAGATGCATTAGTCAAGGGTAGGGCGTTAGAGAACTTTGCCCTCCCTAATCAGTTCGTACAAATCTTCAAAAC is a window encoding:
- a CDS encoding glycosyltransferase family 4 protein, which encodes MRILIYTYNYFPEPIGIAPLVTELAEGLVKRGHEVRVVTGMPNYPQRRIYEEYRGKLYLTELTNGVAVQRSYVWVRPKPSLLDRLLLEASFVVTSFIHALRGKRPDVIFITAPPLPVSVPSALLGWIHRAPIVLNLQDILPEAAINVGLLKNPKLIRIFELLEQFAYRTATKISVIAEDFVEHLISKGVPTRKLVQIPNWVDVNFIHPLPKEKNAFRAEHQLTDKFVALYSGNIALTQGLETVIEAAIRLHHIPSLAIVIVGEEQALQRLQQFCDGCGADNVTLLPLQPREKLPEMLAAADVGLVVQKHNVISFNMPSKIQVLLASGCAVVASVPANGTAAKAIEQSGGGLVVPPEDPDALAAAILELYYQPEKIKMLGEKSRQYALAHYTLEQALDQYEELFAVVQKR